The following are encoded in a window of Maridesulfovibrio ferrireducens genomic DNA:
- a CDS encoding zinc ribbon domain-containing protein — MYEKQVEQLVVLQKVDDDILLLEAEIDQAPKDVAALESRHASLEKRKEQLEEKLALLKEQQKKLEFEIEEDGVKVKKSKSKLMLVGTTKEYHAMMREMDSLEKLNRLREEEKITVLEETTRQNEMYEENNTKIEALNVELGEKRVGLKAKLTSAQSKLDKLNRQRGKCGLVVPAPILGRYEFIRSRLAHPVIVPVIDSFCTGCNIMIPPQVYNSLQEGKQIISCPNCQRLTYWIPSEPEPEPVKPEKPKRASKAKKAVKK, encoded by the coding sequence ATGTATGAAAAACAGGTAGAACAGCTTGTAGTTTTGCAGAAGGTTGATGATGACATTCTTCTTCTTGAAGCAGAAATCGACCAGGCTCCCAAGGATGTGGCAGCTTTAGAATCTCGTCATGCTTCGCTTGAAAAGCGTAAAGAACAGCTTGAAGAGAAACTTGCCCTTCTTAAAGAGCAGCAGAAAAAGCTCGAATTTGAAATCGAAGAAGACGGCGTAAAAGTTAAGAAGAGCAAAAGTAAGTTGATGCTGGTTGGCACAACTAAAGAATATCATGCAATGATGCGTGAAATGGACAGCCTCGAAAAGCTCAACAGATTGCGCGAAGAAGAAAAGATAACCGTTCTTGAAGAAACAACTCGTCAGAACGAAATGTATGAAGAAAACAATACGAAGATCGAAGCTTTGAATGTTGAGCTTGGCGAGAAACGTGTTGGACTTAAAGCTAAGCTTACAAGTGCTCAGAGCAAGCTTGATAAGCTGAACAGGCAGAGAGGCAAGTGCGGACTGGTTGTACCGGCGCCTATCCTCGGCAGATATGAATTTATCCGTTCACGCCTTGCTCATCCGGTAATTGTTCCCGTTATTGATTCCTTTTGTACCGGGTGTAATATCATGATTCCTCCTCAGGTTTACAATAGCCTGCAAGAAGGAAAACAGATTATCAGCTGCCCTAACTGTCAGCGTTTGACTTACTGGATACCTAGTGAGCCTGAGCCTGAACCAGTTAAGCCTGAAAAGCCTAAAAGAGCTTCAAAGGCGAAAAAAGCTGTTAAAAAATAA
- the rfaE2 gene encoding D-glycero-beta-D-manno-heptose 1-phosphate adenylyltransferase: MALPEKLNIDLNSPKILSVDEFEKIRSNIGADQKIVFTNGCFDILHAGHVDLLARAKAQGDILVLGLNSDQSVHSIKGEKRPVVSQQQRAFVLAGLASLDFVIVFDEDTPYELIKKVQPDVLVKGGDWTVDNIVGRDVVEGRGGVVLSLPLLPGYSTTSVIRFIRENEVE, encoded by the coding sequence ATGGCATTGCCGGAAAAATTAAATATTGATCTTAACAGCCCGAAGATACTCTCTGTTGATGAGTTTGAAAAGATTAGATCAAACATCGGTGCGGATCAAAAAATAGTTTTCACCAACGGGTGTTTTGATATTCTTCATGCCGGGCATGTTGACCTGCTTGCACGGGCAAAAGCGCAAGGTGATATCCTTGTTTTGGGGCTGAACAGTGACCAATCTGTACATTCCATTAAAGGTGAAAAAAGGCCCGTTGTTTCTCAGCAGCAAAGGGCTTTTGTTCTAGCCGGGCTTGCCAGCCTTGATTTTGTAATAGTTTTTGACGAAGATACTCCCTATGAATTAATTAAAAAAGTTCAGCCTGATGTTCTTGTTAAAGGCGGCGACTGGACTGTTGATAATATCGTAGGGCGGGATGTCGTTGAGGGACGGGGCGGCGTTGTGCTTAGTCTTCCCTTGCTTCCCGGATATTCTACTACCTCTGTCATCCGCTTTATCAGAGAGAATGAGGTTGAATAG
- a CDS encoding CPBP family intramembrane glutamic endopeptidase produces MNIKNKSLILIITAIPFYLNDFSNIFIQAELPWLLIDYSLKLIPLGFIFYMVGKKILNLKDLGLIPLSPIKFILWTIGITLLGLCLDEPGFALWNKILPSFKLGTIPIGADSTLYTFDMTVGLMLVAIAEEIIFRGLTFTVLKEKGVSPAAIFIISGIAFGLIHWSAGPVAVVATALTGSGLMICMWKTKSILPTIVAHYIINYLSFSGQASNFWGI; encoded by the coding sequence GTGAATATCAAAAACAAATCTCTCATTTTAATTATCACAGCTATCCCGTTCTACCTTAACGACTTTTCAAATATTTTTATTCAAGCAGAATTGCCGTGGCTTCTCATCGATTATTCGCTTAAATTAATCCCGCTGGGTTTCATTTTCTACATGGTCGGAAAGAAAATTCTGAACCTGAAAGACCTCGGTTTAATACCCCTTTCACCAATCAAATTTATTTTATGGACCATAGGAATTACACTTCTGGGACTTTGCCTTGATGAACCGGGATTTGCACTCTGGAACAAAATACTGCCATCCTTCAAACTTGGAACAATCCCCATAGGCGCGGATTCAACGCTATACACGTTTGATATGACAGTTGGCCTCATGCTTGTAGCAATTGCAGAGGAAATAATCTTTCGTGGACTGACATTCACTGTGCTAAAAGAAAAAGGGGTTTCACCCGCCGCAATATTCATAATTTCCGGCATCGCCTTCGGTTTGATCCATTGGTCCGCCGGACCTGTTGCAGTTGTTGCCACAGCCCTTACAGGTTCAGGACTTATGATCTGCATGTGGAAAACAAAATCAATTCTGCCGACCATCGTTGCTCATTATATTATAAACTACTTGTCCTTTTCAGGGCAGGCTTCGAACTTCTGGGGAATATAA
- a CDS encoding YkgJ family cysteine cluster protein, whose amino-acid sequence MSDHDNTQDFLNNLPELEAGKTFAFSCHPGISCFNACCGDLNLMLTPYDVLRLRKELGHDSKKFIHNHVDISRTPGIGFPMTKLRMLDNSKRSCPFVRDEGCSVYPNRPGACRTYPLGRASRMGEEGEMIEQFFIVKEPHCRGFEEEKEWTSEEWLKDQGLEDYNGVNDRYMRIMTRARKAGIVLDDKKLNMVFLALYQVDNFTNFVRDMNVFARLEVSEERQAAILSDEEECLNFALDWVELIVLGSSENLQPKK is encoded by the coding sequence ATGTCTGATCACGATAATACCCAAGATTTTTTGAATAATTTGCCAGAACTTGAAGCTGGCAAAACTTTTGCTTTTTCATGTCATCCCGGAATTTCTTGTTTCAACGCCTGTTGCGGCGACTTGAACCTGATGCTCACTCCGTATGATGTGCTCAGATTGCGTAAGGAACTTGGTCACGACAGCAAAAAATTTATTCATAACCACGTAGACATCAGCCGTACTCCCGGTATCGGTTTCCCCATGACGAAGCTCCGTATGCTGGATAATTCAAAGCGCAGTTGTCCTTTTGTGCGTGATGAAGGCTGTTCTGTTTATCCGAACAGACCCGGTGCTTGCCGTACTTATCCGCTGGGCAGGGCTTCCAGAATGGGTGAAGAAGGCGAGATGATCGAGCAGTTTTTTATTGTAAAGGAACCACACTGTCGCGGGTTTGAAGAAGAAAAAGAATGGACCAGCGAAGAATGGTTGAAAGATCAAGGTCTTGAAGACTACAACGGAGTCAATGACCGCTACATGCGCATCATGACCCGTGCTCGCAAGGCCGGAATTGTTCTTGATGATAAAAAACTGAATATGGTTTTTCTTGCACTGTATCAGGTTGATAATTTTACGAATTTTGTAAGAGATATGAATGTATTTGCTAGACTTGAAGTCTCGGAAGAAAGACAGGCTGCTATCCTCAGCGATGAGGAAGAATGTCTTAACTTCGCCCTCGACTGGGTGGAACTTATTGTTCTCGGTTCTTCTGAGAATTTACAGCCTAAGAAATAG
- a CDS encoding Nif3-like dinuclear metal center hexameric protein, whose product MKTSNVISLIETLAPSGFAASWDNCGVQIAGPEKEIRKVAVALDPLPQVISDALEWGADFILTHHPLAIDQKLPAELGWFRDVMKQVLCADVTLCAAHTSLDVQFRGVVSWLGRELELSELKVLDPVAKDDSGEILGYGCIGDLESALPFEDFVERVAQATGCEVVALCGPAPEKVRKVAMCPGSGSSFMDKAFAQGADVFITGDVKYHPAQESVGAVLDVGHFSLEEEMMRRFSVVLGQKLENGIEVKFFNGHNPFAYHLLGKGVCKSSAGLL is encoded by the coding sequence ATGAAAACATCGAATGTCATCAGTCTTATTGAAACGCTTGCACCCTCAGGTTTTGCTGCATCGTGGGACAACTGCGGTGTGCAGATTGCCGGACCTGAGAAAGAAATCAGAAAGGTGGCAGTGGCTCTTGATCCTCTGCCGCAGGTTATTTCTGATGCCTTGGAATGGGGCGCAGATTTTATTCTGACGCATCATCCATTGGCTATAGATCAGAAACTTCCTGCTGAGCTTGGCTGGTTTCGCGATGTGATGAAACAGGTGCTTTGCGCAGATGTAACTCTTTGTGCCGCACACACATCACTTGATGTGCAGTTTCGGGGAGTTGTTTCATGGCTTGGGCGTGAACTTGAGCTTTCGGAACTAAAGGTTCTTGATCCTGTTGCAAAAGATGATTCGGGTGAAATTCTCGGGTATGGTTGCATAGGTGATCTTGAATCTGCTCTGCCTTTTGAAGATTTTGTAGAACGGGTAGCTCAGGCTACGGGATGTGAGGTTGTCGCTCTTTGCGGGCCTGCTCCTGAAAAAGTCAGAAAAGTTGCCATGTGCCCGGGTTCAGGGTCATCGTTTATGGATAAGGCTTTCGCACAGGGTGCGGATGTTTTTATTACCGGCGATGTTAAATATCATCCGGCACAGGAAAGTGTCGGAGCCGTTCTCGATGTGGGGCATTTTTCTCTTGAAGAGGAGATGATGCGTCGCTTTTCTGTGGTTTTAGGGCAGAAGTTAGAAAACGGAATTGAAGTAAAATTTTTTAACGGGCACAATCCTTTTGCATATCATTTGCTGGGGAAGGGTGTCTGTAAGTCCTCGGCAGGACTTTTATAG